In the Necator americanus strain Aroian chromosome X, whole genome shotgun sequence genome, GGCTTGTCTACACATTGGATTGCATCATACGAACCATCATTAAGGTTTGAATCGTTCAACCTTGACAGAAACTTTGTATTTGTATGCTCCCCACGTCGAAACCATCTATAAAAGGAATGTAGGATTGTTCTGCTACGAGACCGCAAATATTAATGACTAATGGACAAAACAAAAGGGCAAATATAATGAAGACAGGATCTGTATTGGAGAAGAGAAATCAAATTGGAACTACCTACGAATCAGAATGCCAAATACAACAATCCCAAGGCCAACACCAGAAATGATTATCGTGGTTGTACGACTGGGCAGTCTTACATTCCCTGCAGAAGCacccgtaaagggcaacatttgctgaaagaaatatatttgaggaagaaatgacGCAAATCCTGAACATATCCCGCTTAAGAaataattgtggaaaaaaattcacgaaGCATAAGATCTTAGAAATGAGAGTATCCTTCACCAGCGAAGCGACCACTCGCAAGTGACCAGAAAAGTTCGCCGAACAGGAAAAAACCGGCCGCATTCGCATTCCGACGAGTCATGTTCACACACGCTTTCTGTTTAGCTACGTACAGTGAGATATCGTTGAGGAAAAGCTAAAGGCACGTTCCATGAACTTTCGTTGTTCGTGTTGGAAGATACGCGAACAGCGCACGATTTATGTGATTGATCGTAGCGGCGAATTAGAGGATGAGCTCGGAGGATGAGTGAGTGGTGAGGTGAGGTGAGGTGAGCTGAGTGGAATGGGGAGTTGATGCGTTTGCTGTTCGTTTGGAGTTCGCAACGTGCTTGAGCATATCGATTTTTGTCGTGCTTGTGGTCCGTTGGTCACATTTTACGGTTCATCGACGTATTGCACTTGCCAACTTCGAGGTTTCCTGTCCGCTCAATGTTCACCAATTGAGGGAATGTCAATTTGGTTTGATTTGTGTGCGTACTGATGCGTTCTGGCCAACCTGTTTCGTTGAAATAGGCAGCCCAGTCACGTCGCTCAGCCGGACACATTCCTGTCTGATAATAACAGCcgagagagttttttttttcgtcttctggtAAAATGTGGCTTCTTTTACGTATTGAACGTTGCCTAGTGAGTCATTCATACACGCCCATTCGATTTCAACGAATTGGTCGCTTCTGTTCGTCGTCATATTATTTGACACCTTCGCTTGTACTGGATAAATAGTTTCCACATATCGCTGAATAATATGGATACAGCTTTCATTAGTTTAGTGCCAGGTAGCAGTAACTTCTTCTACTGATGTGACTTGTTTCatacgaaaatatttttcataaattatCGCCTTTTTCGCGTTCGTATTTCTCatccatttctcatttttataaataatattactaCTACTCCGTAACTATTGACTGGACGAAATGCGTCCTCTTACTTATCGATTAGACGGAATACGCCTTCCTGTTGAATTTTAGTGGACCGTATCGTTATGAAGTTAACTTGCTAGCATTTTAGTCATAttattgtttgatttttcttgtaagTACTTGTACGTAAGTTTAGTTTGTGTGAACTTAGatgtttcctcctttttgaCGTAAAGTTTGTTAATCGCAACGATATCACAAATTTACCCGCTCATGAAGCTTGCTCggaaattcttatttctttagtATGAGTTATTTAATAGCAGGAGAAGAGGTTTTCATGGCTAATGATTGTACTCTGCTTGTCGTTATTCCCGTTCACATTTATCTTTTGGTTTCGTGCAAATGTTTTGCTTTGTCTGTGTGAGTAATGGCGAAACTCTGAAACCACATGTGAAAGAGAGGTTCGACCAGTAACTCCTCTTTCGATTGCACTTTTTCGCCTACTCATCCTCTACGTTTCACATCAGCACTCTTTCCAACGAGTAGTTTGATGTGCTCTCGAAATTACTGTTGTCAAGCGGTTTTCCCTAGTTTATTTTACTAACTCTTTTAGTGATATCTGAATGTTCTGAAGTTGGTGTAAGTGTTCCCGACGTCTTCTTTGCCTTAATTACCTAGCTACATACAATTAGTAGTAAATAGTAACAAACCTGTTGTGGTATAATTAAGCTTTGGGTATTCGTAATTTTGTATAACAGTTGTGCTTTTAATTCTAAGCTCATTATATTAACTTGAACAAGTCCTTTGACCTCCTcagtcaatgtttttttttggttggcGATGATACAATTGCATTACTGTTGCTTAAGTTTTCGGGTACAATGAAAAAGCTCATAAATTTAATCCATACATTTCCTCGATAATCCTTATTGAAGTGAATCTTTGCACATTAAAATCCAAGATAAGGTATCCGATTATGTTTTGGTGTTTACTTTTGACTAGTACAAAGTGCTATTCTAATGAATTTCTGTGAGCATTCCCTACTAAAATGTTCTTGCATTTTTCTCGTGGATCTCTTCCTCATGACTAGatgtttcctttcctttttgttaACGGTCTTTTTTGTATATTCTCACTTATTGTTTGCAGAACATGACCACAGTCACTAGCTTTTTTGTGATACTCAAATTACATCTCTATTTCCAGcagaaatttaatttgaattctCAATTTGGTGCCGATATTGAGTTTCGTTGGTTTCCCTTCTATCggaatttgtcatttttttaacaatCGAATAATtcatgaactttttttcagcagaATGTCAAGCCCTTCGAGGCAGATTAAGTGTGTCGTGGTCGGCGATGGAACTGTTGGAAAGACTTGTATGTTGATTTCATATACTACCGACTCATTTCCTGTTCAATATGTGCCTACAGTGTAAGTACATGCTTTTTTCGTCCCTAATATctttctgtatttttcattgtctctgaattttcagttttgaCAATTACTCTGCTCAGATGACATTGGACAATCATACTGTTAATCTAGGGTTATGGGATACTGCTGGACAggtatgtttattttattcttatttacttttcggttttttctgcttatcaaaatttttcctgaTTCCGTGACTTTATGGCGGCTAAATCGGAACCCGGACGGTAAATCTGCCCCACTCTTACATTGCAATGTGATAAACGTTTACGTATATCTCGAATATGAGCTCAGTTTGGCTTCTAGTAGTTGTTAGAGTGGGATCAAAAAGCCCAAAGCTTGGTGTATTTACGTATGCGGTTGCGTTCGAGGTTGAGACTCTAACCAGCTCCGATCAGATCATAGCTGCGATAGGGAGTAGCCGGATTCTCCTCAAGTGACTGTAAGCTCTAGCTCATGTGGTGCAGCTGAAGTGATGAGGGTAGCTTCACCAACCGTCGAAAATTGAGGGGTCCTTTTGCCAACCATCCAGTAGTGAGGAGGGTTGGAGCATCGCTTCCGAGTATCGGATCTATGAATGAACttgaatgtttttattttcatctagCCTTCTTCTGAAagcatttattttgaatttaagaAATCGTGTGAGCGTGTTTTCTCGATATCAAAACTTGTTCATACCCTACAAAACCACTTTTGTGGGGGAGGGGGGTCTTCACGAGTGTTTTGTGATTTGCTGTCATTTgtaagttcctttttttctgtacgacATGTTTAATTCACCTGCAATTTGCTGTCCTCAGAAAACATTGGTGACATTTCCAACCATTTATCAAAAAGTGCTGAGTCAGCAATGGTGCGTTTGTATTGTTGtgctagaaaaaaacgacgtctGTATTCACAGAATTCccatttattttgttgtgcaccttttttttgtggatttagcTTTGCTGTTCTCAAATCTTTCGATTGTGCTACCggatttttgtagttttgttgCTTGGGAATCAAGTAGAACGTTACATTGAGTTGATCGCTCGAAATTCTTGAATACACTTCACATTCGtagatgatcttttttcacgTATTAGTCACCCACTTATCCACGTATTAGACATCAATGTTATTTTTATAGGTCTGAACGACTATACTTAGACTGAGTCATGCTGAGTTTGAACAGGATAACATTTAGAACAAACTATTTTGCGCAACATTACATGTAGTTTGTTCCTGCATTTTATGTTACGTTTCAGGAAGACTACGATCGGCTGAGACCTTTAAGTTACCCACAAACAGACGTGTTCGTTCTGTGCTTCAGCATTGTCTCACCAGTCTCCTTCGATAATGTGGCTACCAAATGGATCCCAGAAATTCGTCAACATTGTCCAGATGCGCCTATTTTGCTCGTTGGTATGCGATATATGTGAAacattcatttcagaatcaTCCTATTTGATCCATGGTGAATTGACACATTTATTTGACCTCTTGCAGGTACCAAACTGGATCTACGAGATGAGGCGAATCCACGCTCTACTGGCACTGAGGATAGGCCACCGATTACAAAAAGTCAAGGACAGAAATGTGCGCAGAAAATCAAAGCAGTGAAATATTTGGAATGTTCGGCTCTCACACAACAAGGCTTGAAACAGGTTTGTTACTGTTTTGTGGATAATGGAAGTTCTCCATAATATATCACTGTCGACCAAATTTTCTGTTTAAGGTGTTCGAGGATGCAGTAAGAGCTGTTATCAATCCAAAACCGCTAAAACAGAAGAAGTCATGCACGTTACTTTAAGCGATTCATTCTTGGAAAAGTGCACATCAGAACCGGTTTATGTAcgacttattttttaaaaacaatttggTCAGGTTGCCTAAAGTCATTTTGTTTGGTGTGGGACGTTTAGGGAAGTGGTGATGCTCGACGGATTACTTAATGAGCAAACTAGTCCTCTTATCCTAAACTTCTACCctgcctctttttttcatttcattttccttttaatcTTTCTcttagcatttttcttcttttctgccaTCGATTTATTCATCGATATTGTCATATGTTCACCTTCTATGTACCTATATATGTAAATGTTTGTTATGATTTCCATCATTCTCACACAGTTATTCGTACTTAGTGTTATCCGTTGATATGTTTCGTCATAATATACTAATTGCCAGTAGAAAATGGCCTATAATTTTATTATGTGCCATGAAAAGGCAAAGATTCTGATCTGGTATGGTAGTATTTATTGTCGTCGATCGCACTTCTCGTTAAGCAGTTGTGTTTGCGTCGTTCCTCCACCATGGTTTTGCTGAAAGCCTTTCACTCACTTTTATGTACGCCTTGATGTTGTTCTTTGATTCAGTTCAGTCTAAAGTATGTCTTACTTCctcctgaagagaaaaaaaataggaacaaaTTTACAGTTGCGTTTCtcagaaattatgaaaataaatcattAAGGAGAAATTTGTATAAGTATCCCATCCCATTTGAAACAGTTCTCTATGGTATTCGACGATGACAAGGTAAGGTTTGCTGGACAATGGATTGATGGATCTTATTCAGGATGCAGTTAATTTTTCACACCTGGAATTAACCACTATTCTCTTAGATGATTAAGTTCCGAAGATTCCGCAAATTAGTGTTACAGGACAGATTTTAATATGGATCGAATAACGATAACGGTACATAGGGGATCAATTGTACTGAATTTCCCTCAAGTTGGCTGTCACTTATAAACGATGAAAGCTATATGGGCGAATTTCATCACGAGTCATTTTCCACCTCTGAAAGAAACTTGGATTTAGTGGAAAATCACTAAGGGCTAAATTAGACTTGTAAAAACGAATTTGGGTATCTTTGAACGGGTAACACTTGCCCTCCCTGATCTCCCTCCATCCACAATCGAACACACATCGCGGTCCACCGGACGAATACAGGTACGAGGCCTTATACCTGTAGCTACCACAAGGATGGAATCTCGTTATCCTCGATTGAAGAATTCGCCTTGATTCtgtacatttatttttgtattagaCTGATGAGGACTTGGTTATACTTTAACATCGTCAGTAAGTAACCTTGTCCCTCAAAATGTTGCCGATGAGCGTAAAAACCAAACATGCATTCGATTCTTGAAGGCAACATTTACGTTCGGAAAAGTACTTGATTTTCTTGCAAATGGTAAAAATGCGGAACCTACAATTGCTACATATAAGTGCGAGAATGTACACATAAAATTGGAAATGAGTGACGAGACCATCCGGTAATCGATTGGTGCAAATCAATGACGATCGGCCGGTAACTGCTCGACCATTCTTTTTTCGCGCTCATTTTTTTATACAGTATATCGAACGTTTTCGGCAGGAATCGTGAAAACTagaatacaagaaaaattgcaCGAAACTATTTCCATCAAAAGATAGCGAGGAATGTTTGTTTTGCAGAGGGATAGGTGAAGGCAACGAGTATTCCATGCCACTTTTAGTGAGTTTAGGTGAAATTATACCAGTAACAAAGCAACTAGTTTTACAGGAAGTCGGTTTAATAGGTCGaaataggtaaaaaaaaagaagaaagaagtatATTGTTATATGTTTAAAAATCGAGGGTTAATGTTTCTAGTGCTTCGATTCCAACGATTCACAGTATCACGGGCCTGGTTCACAGGGATCCTCTGCGGTAGATCACAGCGAATGGAcgccaaaaaagaaattttgacaaGGAATTACAGTAACTGTTAGGATCATGTAAGCCTACCTTTAAAACCTGATGTTCTATGGTAAGTAGCTGCTCTAATCTCATTCATCCATTAGAGTTTGAACCATTTCCTGTCGGTAATTTTATGTTAAGTTTACTTACTCTAGTCGAATTTACTATTACAACTAGTTACTCTAGCCGAATTTACTCTTGGTTCAGTGGCGATACGAAAAATAGCCCTCTTAGAATTACCATATTTTGCCATCGCTCGCTACTTTGTGGatgttttccattaaaaaGCATGATTTCAGCGAATTTTTCACTTGTTCTAGTTCTtaaaagttctttttcaacttctttctAAACGAAATTATGGCGAGATAAAGTCTTTGTTATTATCGCTAATGACAGGATCTTATGGATATTATGTGCTCTAAAGTTCTTCGATCTATTATGgatttcattaaaatttgGACGAAATGAGTTAACGTGGCAAGAAatagttgttttgttgttcgGAGATTACGAGCAGCCACGTTCAAAGTTCTACGAACGATTACAACGATAAGAAAGTAAGGGAAAAACTAGCATGTTTTACAACTATCCGTGGGAGTAAAGAAGCGAAACAATGAAAACAGATAACAAATGTATAGATCATTTTAATCGTCAAAACGCAAACCCGCAATAATAACTAACACCCAATTGAAGTAACCTAATGAAACTATACAGACCTGAATGATGGACAAAAAGCATATTAATCTATACATTCGTGATGTGTACAAACTCAGAAAGGGCAGTTTTTCAGGGAAGACGACGAAGAAAGACGCTCgatttgaacagaaaggacACGAGCGCACAATCCTAAGATTAAAATCAAGCACAAGGATTTAGGACAATTGACCGGCTCAATtacaataaatttgaaataatagaataaaaccGTGTTGAAATAGAACAGTATAGCTTTGATATGATTAAGATCTtagtggttttttcttttctttagagGAGGATATGAGGTGATTTTGACAATGATAAATTTACAGCAAATTAGGTCATCGGGCGGAGCAATAATATTGAAACAATACCTAGAATATAAGCAGCAACGAGTTTTTGTGGCACAGTTAGATGAAAGTGATGTGGTAGAAGGGATTCAGAAGCTGCTGGATCTCCTTGAGTTGGAGCCATTAAGGCAATTGCACAAATTACAGCCACACCCAGACAAGCAAGCTGAGATGACGCGGTATTctgaaacgaatgaaaattttcgttggaTACCGTAGCCGTGTGAGTAGTTTACCGAATTAGACTATCTTAATGGAATCTTACTGTAAATGTGAGGATATTACACATACAATAAGTGAGAGTATTTTAGTTAGTTATTAGTTGTTACAGTTACTACTTCTTGTAACAATCAAATAGCGAGAAATCGATGAGGAATACGTGTGAAGAATTAACATCtatatccttttttatacCGTATAGTTTCACAACGGTGATCCAACAAGAAATTCATAATCAAGAACAAAAGATACGGCACAACTCTAGGTAGCTAATTGCCTGTTAAATCAATGTTCAAATATCCCACTAATCACTGCTGTTTATCTTACAATCAGTAGCCTTGCATTGTTGTACATTACACAATTTTTGTCATATGCAGAAGGCTAAGCTCACAAGACCTGCACATGAAGGAACAACGCACAAAAGCTGTTCCTCAATAGAAGTACTGTAGATTTGTAAACAGGGGGAAGTACAAACGAAATAAAACTCACATCATCGCGAGTTCTTGATCGAGTACGACGTGGTGATGCGAAATCTCCTCGAAATTCGTGTTCACTCATAATGCTACTGGTTGTGTCCGTAGCTGCTGGACTGCGTTCGCTAACGGTACGCAGAAGAAGATCGCGACTTCCCAAAACCTCAAAATGAGGCTTACTAGTGGCAAAAACGTGACATTTCACAAACGTCAGCGGAAATTGACTATAAAACAACGTAATAGGTGTCATAGATACGCCATAAATGTTAGTTAAATTATCGTTAACTAAAATACCAACTAAGTTGaagtagtaaacaaaaaaaggatgtaACGAAAGTACTGCCAAGCCTGGTTCGGGTCAACTTCCAACT is a window encoding:
- a CDS encoding hypothetical protein (NECATOR_CHRX.G21505.T2), whose product is MTTVTSFFVILKLHLYFQQKFNLNSQFGADIDRMSSPSRQIKCVVVGDGTVGKTCMLISYTTDSFPVQYVPTVFDNYSAQMTLDNHTVNLGLWDTAGQEDYDRLRPLSYPQTDVFVLCFSIVSPVSFDNVATKWIPEIRQHCPDAPILLVGTKLDLRDEANPRSTGTEDRPPITKSQGQKCAQKIKAVKYLECSALTQQGLKQVFEDAVRAVINPKPLKQKKSCTLL
- a CDS encoding hypothetical protein (NECATOR_CHRX.G21507.T2), whose translation is MQEIGGMDDGDANRLPVFLSVSEIEFPVSERSPRRVITVYNPYGYPIQYKVLCNALGNYSVSNSKGILHPNCCKDLVVKCTTRLSVGTTDCLRVEIMRPGETEVLGSRDLLLRTVSERSPAATDTTSSIMSEHEFRGDFASPRRTRSRTRDDNTASSQLACLGVAVICAIALMAPTQGDPAASESLLPHHFHLTVPQKLVAAYILGIVSILLLRPMT
- a CDS encoding hypothetical protein (NECATOR_CHRX.G21505.T1), encoding MSSPSRQIKCVVVGDGTVGKTCMLISYTTDSFPVQYVPTVFDNYSAQMTLDNHTVNLGLWDTAGQEDYDRLRPLSYPQTDVFVLCFSIVSPVSFDNVATKWIPEIRQHCPDAPILLVGTKLDLRDEANPRSTGTEDRPPITKSQGQKCAQKIKAVKYLECSALTQQGLKQVFEDAVRAVINPKPLKQKKSCTLL
- a CDS encoding hypothetical protein (NECATOR_CHRX.G21506.T1), coding for MLPSRIECMFGFYAHRQHFEGQESRRILQSRITRFHPCGSYRYKASYLYSSGGPRCVFDCGWREIREEVENDS